Proteins encoded together in one Salvelinus fontinalis isolate EN_2023a chromosome 6, ASM2944872v1, whole genome shotgun sequence window:
- the LOC129858320 gene encoding melanocortin receptor 5-like: MKPMEEMTTMSLPMWALFTNSSQLYYNPNTTVAPNFLTKPKACEQLNIAIEVFLILGIISFLENILVICAIIKNKNLHSPMYFFVCSLAVADMLVSVSNAWETIIIYLLTNRQLIVDDHFIRQMDNVFDSMICISVVASMCSLLAIAVDRYVTIFYALRYHSIMTHRRAALIIGAIWTFCTGCGIVFIMYSDTTPVIICLVSMFFTMLVLMASLYSHMFMLARSHVKRIAALPGYNSIHQRASMKGAITLTILLGIFIVCWAPFFLHLILMISCPRNLYCVCFMSHFNMYLILIMCNSVIDPLIYAFRSQEMRNTFKEIICCYSLRNVFECLPVCYKPGVA; encoded by the coding sequence ATGAAGCCTATGGAGGAAATGACGACCATGTCTCTGCCGATGTGGGCTCTCTTCACCAACTCCAGCCAGCTGTACTACAACCCCAACACCACTGTGGCCCCTAATTTTCTCACCAAACCCAAGGCCTGTGAGCAGCTCAACATCGCCATAGAGGTCTTCCTCATCCTGGGTATTATCAGTTTTTTGGAGAACATCCTGGTCATCTGCGCCATCATCAAGAACAAGAACCTCCACTCCCCCATGTACTTCTTTGTGTGTTCCCTGGCTGTGGCCGACATGCTGGTCAGCGTCTCCAACGCCTGGGAGACCATCATCATCTACCTGCTGACCAACCGGCAGCTCATTGTGGACGACCATTTTATTCGTCAGATGGACAACGTCTTTGACTCCATGATCTGTATATCAGTGGTGGCGTCTATGTGTTCTCTCCTGGCCATCGCTGTGGACCGGTATGTGACCATTTTCTATGCTCTGCGTTACCACAGCATCATGACCCATAGAAGGGCCGCCCTCATCATCGGAGCCATCTGGACCTTCTGCACGGGCTGCGGCATCGTCTTTATCATGTACTCCGACACCACCCCTGTTATCATTTGCTTGGTGTCCATGTTCTTCACCATGCTGGTGCTCATGGCCTCGCTGTACAGCCACATGTTCATGCTGGCTCGCTCCCACGTTAAGCGCATCGCGGCTCTGCCAGGGTACAACTCCATCCACCAGAGGGCCAGCATGAAGGGAGCCATCACTCTCACAATCCTCCTGGGCATCTTCATCGTCTGCTGGGCACCCTTCTTCCTCCACCTTATCCTGATGATCTCCTGCCCCAGGAACCTGTATTGTGTGTGCTTCATGTCTCACTTCAACATGTACCTCATCCTcatcatgtgtaactctgtgatcGACCCTCTGATCTACGCCTTCAGGAGTCAGGAAATGAGGAATACCTTTAAGGAGATTATCTGTTGCTACAGCCTGAGGAACGTGTTTGAGTGTCTCCCTGTGTGCTATAAACCTGGAGTGGCATAG